The Saprospiraceae bacterium genomic interval TTTTTCTGAAGGGAAAATAAACAATTGAGTTCCATCGTCAAGAGCTTTGCTTAACTCTCTAGCGAATCCCGTGCTTATAAGAGGTAAGTCTGCCAAAATAATCAGTTTGTGCTCATCAAAAAGTGAATAATTGATCTGATCAACATTTAAAAGTTTCAGTTCAAAATAAGGTATCGATGCAATTACATTTTGAATACCGGAAGGAATGCGGTCTTTATAGATCAGTAAAATTTTATAACTGGTATCCGTCTGACAGGACATAAAATATTGATCATCGAATTGGATCGGATAATCTTTAATTTTAATACTTAATTTTTGCCAACCGGGATTGAGGATGTTCACAGGAAAGGTATCGATTGCATTTTTACCGCCTTCAATTCTCAAACCAGGCCCCGGATATTCCTGGCCGTTCAAATTTAATGTGGTTCTCAATCCTTCGATGATCGTTTCTCCATGATTGGTTACCTGAAAAATAATTTTGTTTTGAATGCCCGGAAGTAAGACCGGAGAAAGAAAATAAGCGGTGTCGATGCTGAGGTTATTTTCGTAAATGCTTTGCAGACTTACAAATTTTAATTTAAAATTTTTATCGAGTATTCCGGTATCGAGTTGGCAATTGATTTTTTGAAAATCTGATATCAGATAAAGCTCTCCTTCGGTAAAGCCTGCATTTTTTAAACATTGCAACTGACGGCTGATGACTTTATTAAGTGTTTGAAATGATGGCCCGGTTTTTATCTCTTCCAGTAGTGTTAATGCTTCCGATTTAGAAACGATTCTCTGATGCCTTCCTTCAAAATCGCTGCTCAATATCTGAAATCGGTCATTTTCCGAATAAGCTTCAATGATGTCCTTCGCATTTAAAAGGGCTTGTTGGATGAGTTTTCCCTCTTTGGTTTCTGCATCCATCGACCAGCTGTTGTCGATGTATATACTCAGATTTTTTATCGATTGAGTGGAATTTGCACTTTTTGGAACAGGTTGCGCAAACGCAAAAATAATTGCAGCTAATGCCAGCAATCTGCTGAACAATATTAATAAATTTCGCAACTTGTTGCGGGTAGATGTTTCATCAACAAGTTCACGCAATAAATGTACATTGGTAAAGTAAACTTTCTTGTAACGTCTGAAATAAAAAAGATGTATAGCTATGGGTACAGTTAGTAAAAGTAGAGCCCATAAAAAGCCAGGAAATACAAACTGCATGTGATTCTGTAATAACTTGGAGCAAAAGTAGTTAAAAATGTCCAGATTGGAGCGATCTGTTCAATCACTTCTGTTTTCTTGGAAATATTTTAACTCTTTCATAATGAAGCTTTTCGCTGCCAAATGCAACAATCGTATAAACTCCGTTTGCGTATTTGTTGAAATCAAACTCATAAGAACTGGATTCAGCATCCATGGCCAACTCCTGGTGGATCATTTCTCCAAAAGAATCATAGATCCTGATAAAAAACGGAAGGTTGGCCTGATTCCATAAAGTATATATTTTTTGATCCTGCAGATACAAACTGGACCAGTAGGTTTTAATTTTATTCGTTTGAGGACCTGCCTTGATATTTTTCAGCGATGGGAGAGTGCGTTGCATATATTCCAGTGCTCCAAGATCAGTGTGTAAGTCAAATTTTCTTGGATTGCCTTCAAAGTCGATATCAGGAATGTGTTCATCAATTCCAGCATTGATCGCCGGACTGTTTCCTTTAAGACGAAAGTTGAATTCATTTTTTTCGTGATCAGTTATTTCAAATTCTGGATGAGCAACCAAATCGTTCGTTCCCGGCTCTTTTGATGAAAAATTATAATAAAGGTTGTTTAGAAAACGACTTTCAACAGAATTTATAATTCTCGAAGCTGGTTTTGCTGAACTTGTATACAAAATGTTATTCGCGACTTGTATTGCTGTGGAATAGGAAATGGTGATCTCTGGAAATGCACAGGAATCGTTTTCCGAATTTTTATAAAAGGTATTGTGCATAATCGTGAATCCTACAGCATGTTCGACGTTAATACCTCCACCCCCATTGGTATACATCAGGTTGTTGTAAATGAAAGCATGCTTTGATGAATTCAGCAGATTGGATTTGCTGTATTCGAAATTCATCAACGGATTACATACCGGTCTTGAGTCTGACTTTGCAATGCTGTTTTTTTCAAAGACATTAGCCTGAACGTAGAGATGATAATTTGCCATAGATTGTGTTTCTACAGGTTTTGAAAATGCCAGCACTGCAATTCCACCTGGATCCGTTGCATTGTTGTAAAATTTATTATACGATAAAGTGATCATGTCGTAATTTTCCAAGGAGATGGCAGGGCCTTTAAAATTTTTAAAAAAGCAATTATAAACTTTTAAATGACTGCTGGGTTCCTGGTATGTTCCCCGGATGGAAATTCCGGTTTGCAGGATGCTGTCGGTATCTGCGATCCAATCATTTTTGACATCCAGCGTGAGTCCTTCAATACTTATATAGCGGGAAGAGGTCAAGTTCAGAACGCCTCTGGATCCTGAGTATAAGACAGGCTTATGATTCAGGTAATTTTTATAAACAATCCATTTTCCTTCTTCGCCATTTCGTTTTACTTCAAAAAGATAAGCTCCGGTGGTATAATAATCTCCTCTCATGATGTGCACGGTATCCCCGGGTCGGGCGAGTTCCTGAGCTTTTTCCAGTGTTTTCAAAGGTACAAACCAGTGATTTCCTTTATTCTGGTCACTGCCTTTTGTCGAAACGTAATAACTTCTTGAAAATGAGCTTAAACTGAGTAAAACGAAAAGCAAACCGTAACAATAGCGCATGAATTTGTGGTTAAAGGGACAAAGCTATAATAGGATGCCTGGATTCTTTAAAATGCTGCTTGAAGATTCTTTAATGAGGGATTAAATAAGATCAGAAGCAAAAGCATAATTAAAAAAAAACTTATGTGGATGATGGTTGAATGGATATCAATAAAGTGGGATCCAGATGGGTAAATTCGTTCATGAGGCTGGAGTAATGCGGAGAAGCAGAAAGTGCTTCCGGATGACCCAGTAAAATAATTTGCTCACGGGCTCTGGTCAAGGCTACATTGAGCTTTCGGTCAGCTCCCGAAGCATTTAAAGAACTGATCTGGGGCATTTGTCCCGTTTCTGTGATGACGGTCGATAACAAAATCACATCTCTGGCGCCTCCCTGATACCGTTCTGCTGTATCAATCGTGATTTGATTTTCGAGAAATTGAAGTTTTTGAGGCCATTGTTGTTTGATCATAGCGATCTGTGCCCGGAACGGGGTAATGACTCCAAGACTCATCTCATTCCAATCCAAACCGTTGCTTTCGTAAATGTTGTAGATCAGCTCAACCAACTTGCATACGATCAGAGCCTCATTTAAATTCGTTTTGGATCCGGTCGTACGCTCGACAAAATTGGTCGGTACAAATAAGGTCCTATTTTGGCTTAGTAGCTTCTGGATTCCATCTGTAACTTTTGGGAACAATTTCTCATAGGCTCTGATCTGCCTGTCTTCGGAGTTTTGAGGCAGAATTTCCAGTTGGCCGCTATAAAAGGTCTTGGCGGGAAACTTCATAATGTCCATATGCATCCTTCCCTGATAATTCAACATGGTGCAGGCCTGACTCCATTCGTTTTCTTTACATTGGTTGAATAGTCTCTCAAAAAAGGACATATCGAGCTGCCGCATTCCGAACTTTTGTAGTTCTGGCGATTGAATTTTTGATTCAATTTCGGTTTGAGTACTTACCGCAGGAAGTTGCATGTGATCGCCTATTAGTATAAATCTCCTGAATCGGGTGAGCAGGCCCATCAATTGCGGTTCGAGGATCTGGCTGGCTTCATCTACAATCAGGGTATCGAATTTTTTGAGTTCGAATATTTCTTTTTTTCCCTGAATGCTCGCTACGGTTGCCACAAAAACAGGCGTTTCAAGGATCAACCGGATGGTATCTGCCCTTCCGTTCAGAGATTTTAATTTTTCGTCGAGCAATTGAGATTTGAATTTTTCCTGGATGCTGTAACGAGATCCAATTCGGATGTAATCTTTTCCGGTAACTCGTTTAACCCATTCCAGAACTTCGCAAATTTCATCTACTGCCCTGTTGGTATAGGCCAGAAGCATGATATTTTCACCACATGAACTGACCATTGCTTCTGTTAAATAGCGGATCACCATACTGGTTTTGCCTGAGCCCGGCGGACCCCAAACCAAATGATAATCGCGGGTATTTAAAATTTTTCGCAATACAGGAATCAAAGCTGCGGGGGTTTCTTGATGCAGCGGAATCTGATTCTCCGTGGCGTTTTGCGGTTCGCGGATACCAAGCAGTAAATCTCTTTTCTCAGGTTGAGCTTGTGCCCAGTCCAAAAGACTTTGGTACTGGTTGATGAAAGACCTGTCGAGGAAGTCGTGTTCCATATTCCAGGACTTCCCCGATGAGATTAGTTTTTCTGGAAACTGACGCGTTCTTAAACGGATGCGATATTTTCCGGACTGTATTTCGATGAGTGTGGCTTTGAATATCTGACCTTCCAATGCAGAAGGTTGTTGATACAAGACCAGGGTATCGCCTTTTCTGAAATTTGCTACCGGGGATGTCCCGGATCTGGTTTCTACAAGGAGTATCGGATATTCATTCGGGTCTGTGACGATTTCGGTAATTTGTAAATCGGACAAAAGCATAAATTGGTTTTGTTTTTCCGCATCACTTAACAACCATAGCGAAGCTAAACCTTCAATATACTGTGTTTGAGATCTTCCCATTTTTGAAATCAATTGCTCTCTAGCAATGAATCCGGTGAATTCCTTCAAATATTCTTTTTCTGCAGTGTTTAATTGATTATACACAGATATAAATGTAAGCGCATCATTTCTGGTATAGGGCTCAGCATGCTTAAAATGTTTTATATCCAATACATCTGTCAAAAAATTATCATTTTTTGAATGAAATGCAAGGTGGAGCTGCATGGCTACTATAGAATTTCTTATGTCAATCAGTTGACTCTTGATTG includes:
- a CDS encoding BatA domain-containing protein, which produces MQFVFPGFLWALLLLTVPIAIHLFYFRRYKKVYFTNVHLLRELVDETSTRNKLRNLLILFSRLLALAAIIFAFAQPVPKSANSTQSIKNLSIYIDNSWSMDAETKEGKLIQQALLNAKDIIEAYSENDRFQILSSDFEGRHQRIVSKSEALTLLEEIKTGPSFQTLNKVISRQLQCLKNAGFTEGELYLISDFQKINCQLDTGILDKNFKLKFVSLQSIYENNLSIDTAYFLSPVLLPGIQNKIIFQVTNHGETIIEGLRTTLNLNGQEYPGPGLRIEGGKNAIDTFPVNILNPGWQKLSIKIKDYPIQFDDQYFMSCQTDTSYKILLIYKDRIPSGIQNVIASIPYFELKLLNVDQINYSLFDEHKLIILADLPLISTGFARELSKALDDGTQLFIFPSEKTSAESYAALSEILQLPKLSSYQEVARQVGKINMEADVYQDVFTRVSGNLKLPQSKGNYSFQGGIPSDAIMSYRDGSPYLNRYKIGNAHIFYSASPYNPEINDLSKNAELFIPLLFKVAFNQNIRKDYAYDLSFNPFVEWPAQPSADKGDLTLVLSGPEELIPTIRMRGNKMVLEFYDQIKKAGVYDLKKGNQILGCLAFNDPRKESDLKCLSTEELEAKYNSVATILSPGSGEQIYNQVKAEQAGVMFWWWLVLASLIFIFIESLLLRFWKTR
- a CDS encoding right-handed parallel beta-helix repeat-containing protein, translating into MRYCYGLLFVLLSLSSFSRSYYVSTKGSDQNKGNHWFVPLKTLEKAQELARPGDTVHIMRGDYYTTGAYLFEVKRNGEEGKWIVYKNYLNHKPVLYSGSRGVLNLTSSRYISIEGLTLDVKNDWIADTDSILQTGISIRGTYQEPSSHLKVYNCFFKNFKGPAISLENYDMITLSYNKFYNNATDPGGIAVLAFSKPVETQSMANYHLYVQANVFEKNSIAKSDSRPVCNPLMNFEYSKSNLLNSSKHAFIYNNLMYTNGGGGINVEHAVGFTIMHNTFYKNSENDSCAFPEITISYSTAIQVANNILYTSSAKPASRIINSVESRFLNNLYYNFSSKEPGTNDLVAHPEFEITDHEKNEFNFRLKGNSPAINAGIDEHIPDIDFEGNPRKFDLHTDLGALEYMQRTLPSLKNIKAGPQTNKIKTYWSSLYLQDQKIYTLWNQANLPFFIRIYDSFGEMIHQELAMDAESSSYEFDFNKYANGVYTIVAFGSEKLHYERVKIFPRKQK
- a CDS encoding AAA family ATPase, which encodes MNSISDPFLLVRLFLKSKSGDFKEQLNELDDRIHEEIRLMARDENHLFSSIRSRLQYLLSKSLISNQLFQQILLYKEKREQGDHPSDQMFKQGIAIWLALLELESGQAIPDELAAYRQSSMDHLKSEDGQIYHPSVRISFLDFTEDQKALRFIIDQKPDTIQLLDLNCLRPKPHKHLLQCIQLLKFPIDAWAHQLRKNQTHWTVHDLVLVPDFLVDVTSIASCFHEKESNPLKLLLQFYIYRTTGVYALMGNAVNYFLDEMIIRADRDLPGMIHHVFYQNPLAFCLLSDEQIRNFSETANLHYQNIRKVITNYFDQKLKNLEECILEPSFYSVQFGIQGRLDVFYQDLNETVIVELKSGKPYAVNKFGISPDHYAQTLLYHLLINSVYQAHQDIEAYVLYSSQAINPLRKAEMQAAIKSQLIDIRNSIVAMQLHLAFHSKNDNFLTDVLDIKHFKHAEPYTRNDALTFISVYNQLNTAEKEYLKEFTGFIAREQLISKMGRSQTQYIEGLASLWLLSDAEKQNQFMLLSDLQITEIVTDPNEYPILLVETRSGTSPVANFRKGDTLVLYQQPSALEGQIFKATLIEIQSGKYRIRLRTRQFPEKLISSGKSWNMEHDFLDRSFINQYQSLLDWAQAQPEKRDLLLGIREPQNATENQIPLHQETPAALIPVLRKILNTRDYHLVWGPPGSGKTSMVIRYLTEAMVSSCGENIMLLAYTNRAVDEICEVLEWVKRVTGKDYIRIGSRYSIQEKFKSQLLDEKLKSLNGRADTIRLILETPVFVATVASIQGKKEIFELKKFDTLIVDEASQILEPQLMGLLTRFRRFILIGDHMQLPAVSTQTEIESKIQSPELQKFGMRQLDMSFFERLFNQCKENEWSQACTMLNYQGRMHMDIMKFPAKTFYSGQLEILPQNSEDRQIRAYEKLFPKVTDGIQKLLSQNRTLFVPTNFVERTTGSKTNLNEALIVCKLVELIYNIYESNGLDWNEMSLGVITPFRAQIAMIKQQWPQKLQFLENQITIDTAERYQGGARDVILLSTVITETGQMPQISSLNASGADRKLNVALTRAREQIILLGHPEALSASPHYSSLMNEFTHLDPTLLISIQPSST